The Triticum aestivum cultivar Chinese Spring chromosome 7B, IWGSC CS RefSeq v2.1, whole genome shotgun sequence genome window below encodes:
- the LOC123162197 gene encoding peroxidase 1, giving the protein MASATFLILVAAASLLASFAQADLQYGYYNTTCPGVEKLVRTKLEAIFAADSTLRAGLLRLHFHDCFVRGCDASLMLNSHNGTAEKHADPNLTVRGYEAIEAIKEVVEKACPLVVSCADIMAMAARDAVNFSAGPHYEVETGRRDGNVSMLEEALTNLPPADGNVTVLTEYFADKNLTMKDMVVLSAAHTIGVTHCSSFSKRLYNFTGAGDQDPSLEPAYGKTLTTKCPAEKMASVVPMDDVTVDKFDLGYYESVYNHRAVLRSDAALLDDSLTGAYVALMNNASSLDIFFADFAVAMINMGRAGVLTGTQGEIRETCGVYVD; this is encoded by the exons ATGGCTTCCGCCACGTTCTTGATCTTGGTCGCGGCGGCGAGCCTCCTGGCCAGCTTTGCGCAGGCCGATTTGCAGTACGGTTACTACAACACGACGTGCCCGGGCGTGGAGAAGCTTGTGCGCACCAAGCTTGAGGCCATCTTCGCCGCCGACTCCACCCTccgcgccggcctcctccgcctccacttccacgactgcttcgtccgGGGCTGCGACGCTTCCCTCATGCTCAACTCCCACAACGGCACCGCCGAGAAGCACGCCGACCCCAACCTCACCGTGCGCGGCTACGAGGCCATCGAGGCTATCAAGGAGGTGGTGGAGAAAGCATGCCCCCtcgtcgtctcctgcgccgacatcaTGGCCATGGCCGCGCGCGACGCCGTCAATTTT AGCGCTGGGCCACACTACGAGGTGGAGACCGGGCGCCGCGACGGGAACGTCTCCATGTTGGAGGAGGCCCTCACCAACCTGCCACCGGCCGATGGCAACGTCACCGTGCTCACCGAGTACTTCGCCGACAAGAACCTCACCATGAAGGACATGGTCGTCCTCTCCG cggcacacacgattGGAGTGACGCACTGCTCGTCCTTCTCCAAGCGGCTCTACAACTTCACTGGAGCCGGCGACCAGGACCCCTCGCTGGAGCCGGCGTACGGGAAGACGCTGACGACCAAGTGCCCAGCGGAGAAGATGGCGAGCGTGGTGCCCATGGACGATGTGACGGTGGACAAGTTCGACCTGGGATACTACGAGTCCGTGTACAATCACCGGGCGGTGCTGCGCTCCGATGCCGCGCTGCTGGATGACAGCCTCACCGGCGCCTACGTCGCGCTCATGAACAACGCCTCCTCTCTCGACATCTTCTTCGCCGACTTTGCCGTCGCCATGATCAACATGGGCAGGGCTGGCGTTCTCACCGGCACCCAAGGCGAGATCAGAGAGACCTGCGGCGTCTACGTCGACTGA